CTGGAATTCATCCGCGAGACACAGCCGAGAGAGTGGGGCAAGCTGGAGGCCCTGCATGGGGAGGAAACCGGCGAGCGGATCCTGAGTGCCCTGTGCAAGTGGATGGACACCCATGGCGTGCTCACCACCCTGCGCCATGGTTTCAAGTGCTTCGGGCGGACCTTGCGGGTAGCCTTCTTCCGGCCGGCACACGGGCTCAACCCCGAGCTGGAAGAGCGCTATCAGGCCAACCGGGTGGCGATTACCCGTCAGCTTCGTTTCAGCCCGAAGTCGGAGCGGTCCCTCGACGTTGTGCTGAGCGTCAATGGCATCCCGCTGGTCACGCTGGAGCTGAAGAATCCGCTTTCGGGCCAGACCGTGAGCGATGCGATCCATCAGTACCGGCACGACCGTGATCCACGCGAAAAGATCTTCGAATTCAAGAAGCGCACCCTGGTCCACTTCGCGGTGGACACCGAAGAGGCCCACATGACCACCCGCCTGGCGGGGGAGGCGACCCACTTTCTCCCCTTCAACAAGGGTGATGACGGCGGGGCGGGGAATCCGCCAGACCCCGAGGGGCGAGATTACAAGACGGCCTATCTCTGGGAAGAGGTGCTTGCCCGTGACAGCTTCATGGAGCTGCTGGCCCGGTTTCTTCATCTCCAGGTGGAGGAGAAGATGACCGACGAGGGGAAGAAGATCAGGAAGGAGACCATGATCTTCCCCCGTTATCACCAGCTCGATGCGATACGACGGATGGTGAAGGCCGCCAGGGAAGAGGGCGTGGGCCACAATTACCTGGTGGAACATTCCGCCGGAAGCGGGAAGAGCAACACCATCGCCTGGCTGGCCCATCGGCTCTCCTCACTGCACAACGACAAGGATGAGCGGGTGTTCGACAGCGTGGTGGTCATCACTGACCGGGTGGTGCTGGACCGGCAGTTGCAGGAGACCATCTACCAGTTTGACCATCGCCAGGGTGTGGTGCAGAAGATCGATGAGGACTCCCGTCAGCTCGCCGAGGCCCTCGAGGCCGGGGTGCCCATCATCATCACGACCTTGCAGAAGTTCCCGTTTGTCTCAGGGCAACTGCTGAAGATGGCCGGGGAACGGGGCGAGGCGGCACGGGGACATCTGCCGACCCGCAAATATGCGGTCATCATCGACGAGGCCCACAGCTCCCAGTCCGGCGAGACGGCCACGGAACTCAAGGCTGTGCTGGGTGGCCTGCATCTGCTGAAAAAGGCACGGGAGGAGGCCAAGGAAGAGGGTGAGCCGGAACTGGAGCGCCTGTTCCGCTCCATGGCCAAGCGTGGCCGGCAGCCCAACATGAGTTTCTTCGCCTTTACCGCCACGCCCAAACACAAGACCCTGGCCATTTTCGGCCGCAACGGCGAACCCTTCCACCGCTACACCATGCGCCAGGCCATCGAGGAAGGTTTCATCATGGATGTGCTGGCCAACTATGTGACCTACAAGACCTATTACAAACTGGTCAAGCGGGCGGAAGACGATCCCGAGGTGGAGCGGAAGCAGGCGGCACGGGCGCTGGCGCGCTTTATGCGACTGCATCCGCACAATATCGCGCAGAAGACCGAGATCATGGTCGAGCACTTCCAGCAGCACACCCGCCACAAGATCGGCGGTCGTGCGAAGGCCATGGTGGTGACAGGCTCCCGGCTGGAGGCAGTGCGATACAAGCAGGCCTTCGACACCTGTATTCGTGAGAAGGGTTACCCGATCCGCACTCTGGTGGCCTTCTCCGGAACGGTCGAGGATGACAAGGTACCGGGTAAAAGCTACACCGAAGTAGAAATGAACGACGGGGTGAAAGAGAAGGAACTGCCGGAGACCTTTGCCAAGCCGGAATACCGGTTGCTCCTGGTGGCCGAGAAATACCAGACCGGGTTTGACCAGCCGCTTCTGCACACCATGTATGTGGACAAGCGTCTGTCAGGCATCCAGGCCGTTCAGACCCTCTCCCGCCTCAATAGGACCCACCCGCTCAAGGAAGACACCTTCGTCCTCGATTTTGTGAATGACCCCGGTGAAATCCAGGAGGCTTTCCGCCAATACTATGAAGGATCGGTGATAGGTGAGGAGGTGGATCCGGACCGGCTATATGAGATCAAGGCCGAGCTGGATGCCTCTGGTATTTACCTTCAGGATGAGGTGGATGAGTTTTCGAGAATCTTCTTCGCCCCGAAACGAAAGCAGAGCCCTTCCGATCACAAGGCCGTGAATGCGCTGCTTGACAAAGCGGTGGCCCGTTTTCAGCAGTTGCAGAAGGACGCGGAGGAGGAAGCCGAGGACTGGCGTGGCAAAACCCGGGCGTTTCGCAATCTGTACACCTTTCTCAGCCAGGTGATTCCCTACCAGGACAGCGATCTGGAAAAACTCTACACCTGGCTCAGGCATCTTGCATTGAAACTTCCCAGGCGCAAGAGCGGGCGCGGATACCAGTTCGATGAGGAGGTGGAACTGGAATATTACCGCCTGCAAAAGATCAGCGAAGGCTCGATCAGTCTGCATGAAGGTTATGCCAGACCGCTGGACGGTCCGCGTGAGGTGGGAACCGGAATGGTGCGCGAGGACAACGTGCCGTTGTCCCGCCTCATCGACATCATCAACGAGCGCTTTGGCGGCGAACTGACCGGGGCGGACCAGCTGTTCTTTGACCAGATTGCGGAGGCCGCGGCTTTGGATAAAGGGTTGCAACAGGCGGCGCAGGTGAATCCCCTGGATAAATTTCAGTTGCTGTTCAAGCAAACGCTGGAGTCTCTGTTTATCGAACGCATGGAGATGAATGAGGAACTCTTCACAGAGTACATGAGCAACGCGGAAATGCAGGCCCTGGTGGCGGCCTGGTTGGGACGGCAGGTGTACTCGCGTTTGTCAGGTGAAGATAGAAAGCAAGAATGAAGAGACGGGCTCAGGCTATAGCTATTAACCCGGCAATCAAACAGGTCGTGCTGACCTGTTTGATTGCCGCCCGCGAAATACGGGCGCCATTGTGCGAAATGGCTGGTATTTCGCGGGCTCGCATTGACTTGCGCCAATGGCGGCACATCCCTGTGCCGCGCTATTAACCCACGACAATCCTAATTGCCGGGTTAATAACAAGAGATAATCTCTGACTGTGGCGGGTATCCCTGTTTCAGAACAAGCGTTAAGTTATTGATTTTGCCAGCCCTGATCTTCCCGGGGTTGGGCCTCGCAAAGAGTCTTAAAAGGGCTCTGACCCCTTTTATTCTGACCCCTTTTGCCCTCTTTTGCCCTTGGGGGCGGTGGCGGAGCGGCCAAAGAGGGGGGAGGTTTGCGGCGGCAGGGCGTGAATGATATAAAATGCATCACAATTGATGCGTTGATAACTTATAGTGATATGTGAAATATGATCACCGCCGCCCAAATCCGTGCCGCCCGGGGCTTGCTGGGGATGGACCAGCGCGCCCTGGCCGGGGCCGCCGGCCTGTCTTTGCCCACTGTCCAGCGCATGGAGGCCAGTGACGGTGTGGTGCGGGGGAATGTGGATTCCCTGGTCAAGGTGGTGGAGGCGCTGGAGCGGGCCGGGGTGGAGCTGATCGCGGAGGGGGCGGTCAGTGCCGGGGGCGGCCGCGGGGTGCGGCTGAAGTCGCCGGGCGGGTCTGGCCAGTGAGCGCTTTTTCTCCATTGGGGCTGGCCGCGGTGGCGGTGGTTCTGGCGCTGTTGTCGGCGCTGGTGGCCTTGTTCGCATCGTTTTATCCCCGCTTGCTGCGTGTGTTCAGCGCGCCCTTGTTTGCCCTGGCGGGGCTGGCGGCCGTGATGGGCGGGGGCTGGGCGCTGCTGCACGGTGGCGTGGCGCGGGCGGAGGTGGCGCTGGGGCTGCCCTGGCTGCCCTGGCAGTGGCGGCTGGATGCCTTGTCCGGCTTTTTCCTTTGTGTCATTGGCGTGGTGGGCGCGGCCGTGGGGCTGTACGCACCGGGCTACCTGCGGGGTTTTGAGCATGGCCGCGAGTCCTTGCCGGTGCTGGGCGGTTTCAGCGGCCTGTTTCTGGTGGGCATGATGGGGGTGGTGCTGGCCGACGATGCCTTTTCGTTCATGATCGCCTGGGAGCTGATGTCCCTGTCCTCCTATTTTCTGGTGGCTTTTCATCATGATAACGCCGCCAACCGGCGCGCGGCTTTCTTGTATCTGCTCATGGCGCATCTCGCGGGTCTGGCCATTTTGCTGGGTTTCGGGGTGCTGGCCGGTTTCGGCCACGGTTTTGCCTTCGATGCCCTGCGCGGCGCGGAGCTGTCCTTCGGCTGGGCCAGCGTGGTCTTTGCGCTGGCCCTGGCCGGCTTCGGTATGAAGGCGGGCTTGGTGCCGCTGCACGCCTGGTTGCCTGAGGCCCATCCGGTGGCGCCGTCGCACATCTCGGCGCTGATGTCGGGAGTGATGTTGAAGGTGGCGGTGTACGGCTTTATCCGGGTGGTGTTCGATCTCATCGGCCAGTTCCACTGGCAGTGGGGCGTGGTGGTGCTCGTCGTTGGCAGCGTCTCGGCCCTGCTGGGGGTTTTGTATGCCCTGATGCAGCACGACCTCAAACGTCTGCTGGCCTATCACTCGGTGGAAAACATCGGGATCATCTTCATCGGCCTGGGGCTGGCCCTTTTGTTTCTGGCCGAGGGGCATGCGGTGGTGGGGACCGTGGCCTTTGTCGCCGCCCTCTATCACACCATCAACCACGCGCTGTTCAAGGGGCTGTTGTTCCTTGGCGCCGGTGCCATCCTGCACAGCGCCAATGAGCGTGATCTGGAAAAAATGGGCGGTCTGCTGCGGCGCATGCCCTGGACCGGGCTGTTTTTCCTCATCGGCTGCATCGCCATCGCGGCGTTGCCGCCCTTCAACGGTTTCGTTTCGGAATGGCTCACTTTTCAGGCGGCGCTGCAGGCCTGGCAACTGGACAGTGGCGTGCTGCGTTCCCTGGTGCCCGTCGCCGCGGCCATGCTGGCCCTGACCGGCGCCCTGGCGGCGGCCTGTTTCGTTAAAGTCTACGGCGTGGCCTTTCTGGGCCAGGCCCGCAGCCGGGCTGTGCGCCGCGCCCGGCCGGTGCCCCGCAGCATGCGGGCGGGCCAGGGGGTGCTGGCGCTGGGTTGTCTGGTGCTGGGGGTGTTGCCCACGGCCTTCGTGGAGGTGTTCGACGCCGTGCCCAAGCAAGTCCTGGGCCACGGCCTGCAACAGGCCACGGCCCACGGCTGGTTGTGGCTGACGCCGGTGTCACCGCAGACCGCCAGCTACGGTGCGCCCCTGGTGGCGCTGACCTTGTTCGTGGTGCTGGGGCTGGGGCTGTGGCTGCTCGGCCGCGGCATCCGCCGGGTGCGCCGCTGCGATGCCTGGGACTGCGGCTTCGCTCCGCCCACGCCCCGCATGCAATACACCGCCAGCGCGTTTGCCCAGCCCATCCGGCGGGTGTTCGGGCTGTTGTTTCAGGTGGACGAGGGGGTGGAGGTTCGGGAGGACGGCCGCTTGCGCCACCGTCTGCAGGTGGGCGACCGCTTTTGGGGGCTGCTTTATCTGCCCGTGGCGCGGGCCGTGGAACGGGCGGCGCGGCAGGTGGTGCGCCTGCAATCGGGCCATGTGCGCATTTATCTGGCTTGGACGCTGGGAACCCTGCTGGTGCTGCTGTGGCTGATGGCATGAACCCCGCCGCCTGGGTGCTGGCCCTGGGGCAGGGCTTGTTGTACCTCGTCCTGGCCCCCCTGCTGGCGGGCTGGGTGCGCCGGCTCAAGGCGTGTCTGCAAAACCGCCGGGGTGCGGTTCCCTGGCAGCCTTACCGGGATCTGTACAAGCTGTTCGCCAAGGAGGCGCGCATGTCCCACAGCGCCTCACTGCTGTTCCGGGCCGCGCCTTATGTTGTGTTCAGCGCCACTTGGCTGGCGGCCTCGGCCGTGCCCCTGCTCAGCACCGATCTGGCCACCGCCGCCGTGGCCGATGTGATCGTGATTGCCGGCTTGCTGGCTCTGGCGCGCTTTTTCCTCGCCCTGGCGGGCATGGATGTGGGCACTGCCTTTGGCGGTATGGGGGCCTCGCGGGAGATGTTTGTCTCCGCTCTGGCGGAGCCGGCCATGCTGGTGGCGGTGTTCACCCTGGCCATGAGTGCCCACAGCACCAATCTGGCGGCGGTGGTGGACTACCAGCTCGGCGGTGCCGATCTGCTCCGGCCCTCCTATCTGTTCGCCCTGGCGGGGCTGGTGCTGGTGGCCGTGGCCGAGACCGGTCGCATTCCCGTGGACAACCCCGCCACCCACCTGGAGCTGACCATGATCCACGAGGCCATGGTTCTGGAATACTCCGGCCGCCACCTGGCGCTGATGGAATGGGCGGCGCAGCTCAAGCTGCTGCTCTACGGGGTGCTGCTGGCCAATGTGTTCCTTCCCTGGGGGGTTGCGCAGGACCACAGCGCCGCGGCCCTGGGCCTGGCGCTGGCGGCCCTGCTGGGCAAACTGCTGTTGTTGGGTGCGGCCCTGGCCCTGAGTGAAACAGTGCTGGCCAAGATGCGCCTGTTCCGTGCCCCGGCTTTTCTCAACCTGGCCCTGCTGCTGGCCCTTTTGGGGCTGCTCAGCCACGTGATTCTGGAGGTGGGGGCGTGAGCCTGGAGCAGCTGCCTTTGTTGCAACAGCTTATGCTGGTGCTGGCGGCGCTGGTCTTGTTCACGTCTTTTGCGCTGCTGGAGCAGGCGCGGCTGGTGGCGGCCATTCACGCCTTTGCCTGGCAGGGGGTGTTGGTGGCGCTGGTGACCATTGTGGTGGCCAGCAGCAGCGGGAAGCTGCACCTGCTGTTTTCCGCGG
This is a stretch of genomic DNA from Gammaproteobacteria bacterium. It encodes these proteins:
- a CDS encoding type I restriction endonuclease subunit R, translated to LEFIRETQPREWGKLEALHGEETGERILSALCKWMDTHGVLTTLRHGFKCFGRTLRVAFFRPAHGLNPELEERYQANRVAITRQLRFSPKSERSLDVVLSVNGIPLVTLELKNPLSGQTVSDAIHQYRHDRDPREKIFEFKKRTLVHFAVDTEEAHMTTRLAGEATHFLPFNKGDDGGAGNPPDPEGRDYKTAYLWEEVLARDSFMELLARFLHLQVEEKMTDEGKKIRKETMIFPRYHQLDAIRRMVKAAREEGVGHNYLVEHSAGSGKSNTIAWLAHRLSSLHNDKDERVFDSVVVITDRVVLDRQLQETIYQFDHRQGVVQKIDEDSRQLAEALEAGVPIIITTLQKFPFVSGQLLKMAGERGEAARGHLPTRKYAVIIDEAHSSQSGETATELKAVLGGLHLLKKAREEAKEEGEPELERLFRSMAKRGRQPNMSFFAFTATPKHKTLAIFGRNGEPFHRYTMRQAIEEGFIMDVLANYVTYKTYYKLVKRAEDDPEVERKQAARALARFMRLHPHNIAQKTEIMVEHFQQHTRHKIGGRAKAMVVTGSRLEAVRYKQAFDTCIREKGYPIRTLVAFSGTVEDDKVPGKSYTEVEMNDGVKEKELPETFAKPEYRLLLVAEKYQTGFDQPLLHTMYVDKRLSGIQAVQTLSRLNRTHPLKEDTFVLDFVNDPGEIQEAFRQYYEGSVIGEEVDPDRLYEIKAELDASGIYLQDEVDEFSRIFFAPKRKQSPSDHKAVNALLDKAVARFQQLQKDAEEEAEDWRGKTRAFRNLYTFLSQVIPYQDSDLEKLYTWLRHLALKLPRRKSGRGYQFDEEVELEYYRLQKISEGSISLHEGYARPLDGPREVGTGMVREDNVPLSRLIDIINERFGGELTGADQLFFDQIAEAAALDKGLQQAAQVNPLDKFQLLFKQTLESLFIERMEMNEELFTEYMSNAEMQALVAAWLGRQVYSRLSGEDRKQE
- a CDS encoding XRE family transcriptional regulator; this translates as MITAAQIRAARGLLGMDQRALAGAAGLSLPTVQRMEASDGVVRGNVDSLVKVVEALERAGVELIAEGAVSAGGGRGVRLKSPGGSGQ
- the hyfB gene encoding hydrogenase 4 subunit B produces the protein MSAFSPLGLAAVAVVLALLSALVALFASFYPRLLRVFSAPLFALAGLAAVMGGGWALLHGGVARAEVALGLPWLPWQWRLDALSGFFLCVIGVVGAAVGLYAPGYLRGFEHGRESLPVLGGFSGLFLVGMMGVVLADDAFSFMIAWELMSLSSYFLVAFHHDNAANRRAAFLYLLMAHLAGLAILLGFGVLAGFGHGFAFDALRGAELSFGWASVVFALALAGFGMKAGLVPLHAWLPEAHPVAPSHISALMSGVMLKVAVYGFIRVVFDLIGQFHWQWGVVVLVVGSVSALLGVLYALMQHDLKRLLAYHSVENIGIIFIGLGLALLFLAEGHAVVGTVAFVAALYHTINHALFKGLLFLGAGAILHSANERDLEKMGGLLRRMPWTGLFFLIGCIAIAALPPFNGFVSEWLTFQAALQAWQLDSGVLRSLVPVAAAMLALTGALAAACFVKVYGVAFLGQARSRAVRRARPVPRSMRAGQGVLALGCLVLGVLPTAFVEVFDAVPKQVLGHGLQQATAHGWLWLTPVSPQTASYGAPLVALTLFVVLGLGLWLLGRGIRRVRRCDAWDCGFAPPTPRMQYTASAFAQPIRRVFGLLFQVDEGVEVREDGRLRHRLQVGDRFWGLLYLPVARAVERAARQVVRLQSGHVRIYLAWTLGTLLVLLWLMA
- a CDS encoding formate hydrogenlyase codes for the protein MNPAAWVLALGQGLLYLVLAPLLAGWVRRLKACLQNRRGAVPWQPYRDLYKLFAKEARMSHSASLLFRAAPYVVFSATWLAASAVPLLSTDLATAAVADVIVIAGLLALARFFLALAGMDVGTAFGGMGASREMFVSALAEPAMLVAVFTLAMSAHSTNLAAVVDYQLGGADLLRPSYLFALAGLVLVAVAETGRIPVDNPATHLELTMIHEAMVLEYSGRHLALMEWAAQLKLLLYGVLLANVFLPWGVAQDHSAAALGLALAALLGKLLLLGAALALSETVLAKMRLFRAPAFLNLALLLALLGLLSHVILEVGA